In Erpetoichthys calabaricus chromosome 11, fErpCal1.3, whole genome shotgun sequence, the DNA window GGAGGTAACGCTCAGTACCTTGAGCAGCATCTGCACCCAATATCCCGTAGTTTATGTTCCCATTCGGCACAGCCCAACCCTACAGCCTACACCAGCCTCCACCAGCAGAAAGTACAGCAGGACACCTCATCTTCCTCGTCCTCTTCTTCTTCAATGACCTATACGCAAGGGTCTCTCCACTTCCCTCAACAATCCCAGAACCTCTCTTCCTCAACAACTTCTTACCCCGCAGTGGAAAAATGCAACCAGGCAAACCAGTGCTACAAAGGTTACAGCATGCCAACGAACCCCCCTTACAACCGGCAGCTGGCAAGCAGCTCCATCAAACAAGCAGGCTACAGGACGCAGGGCAACTACAGCTACCAGCCAACGCCTACCAGGACTGCCTATGATCAACAGAACTCCCTGCAAGCAATGCCGAGTGCCCAGGAGAGTCTCTCAAAGTACCAGCACTACAGCCAGGCCACAAAGAACTACTGCGTTACTGACATGTCAGTAAGATCTCCAGAACAATACTACCAGAACTGCAGTCCCAGTTCCAGCCACTCCCCAGCAAGATCCGTCGGGAGATCACCCTCCTATAGCTCCACACCATCCCCTTTAATGATAAACCCAGAGACTTTTCAGTACAATCAGACCCAGCCCCCAATTACTACTGGGGCATCATCTTCTGTTGCCATGAGAGAGCAGAGCCTGCTGATGCCCCCCCCATTCGCATTCATCCAGCAGCCTCAATCCACAGACTACCAACTATGCAGGGTCTCTCAAGGACAGGTTCTCCGAAAAACTTCTTTCCAACCCCAGCCTGTGGAGCCTTAATGCATTAACGTCTCAAGTGGAGAACATTTCCAACAACGTCCAACAACTTCTCCTTTCCGAGGCACTCATCTCCAACAAGAAAAGTGGGAAACGGGCACCTAAAAAAGTAGAGGACTTCAAGGGCCAGCAAAGAATATTGGAGGACAGTGGCTGCACCGAGTCCCAGCAAGCCACAGCAATTTCCGAGCCCTTCAACACGCCACAGTCAGTGCCCACTGAGATGCAGGAAGGGGATTACTCAAGCAGCTCCGAAGATCAGCTGGAGAGAAGTTACTATCTCTGCCGACAGAACGCGAGTCCGGCTCAGATATCTACCAATCTACAGCTGACTTTGGAGACCGTGTCATCTTCCTCGGTCACATCCCCTGGTGATATGTCCACCAAGTCGGATGACTCTCTACATAGCCTTCAGAGTGGGGAACCTGGAGAGAATTTCACTGCCTTCCTGAAGAATATGGAGAATGAGAAGCCTTCAAAAGAGCTGCCTGTCCCCAGTCCTTTGAAACAGGACAGCTCCCAGGACAGTATGACCATCCTGAAAGATGCACTGAAAGAAAACTTTGAAGAAACCCCTTGGCCTGATAGAACAAAAGGAGAGGAGGAAGAAATGAATGATCCTTTGATTTCTGATCATGACGAGAAGGATGAGATCTGTGGGGTGGACCAAGAAGCTTGGCCAGAAGATGAGAAATATCCAGCTTTCTTCCACAAATTAAGCAAAGCGCTAATCAACAAAAGCTACTCCAACAACATTGAGGAGAAACTCTACCAGGAAATGCAGATTCACTATATAACAGACGAGCGGGTCGACTGTACAAAGTCTGTCAGCCCGGAAGAGTTTAATGGCAAGACTGGCTCGGATGTCGAAGTGGAAATGTACAATTCTGAGCTTCCTACGGATTTAAAAACTTCTGAAAAAGCAGACGCTTTCAGCTGGAATGATGACCTTGTGGAAGATCAATATTTAGCTGTGAAAGAGGAAGTGTCAGATTATTCCCATTTTAACTCCAGATCGGAAATATTTGATGCCAAGCTTTTAACCGGCGAGCAAGAGCAACTCGATACTTATGTTGAGGAGTGCTCGGTCCAGACCCCAGATGCAGGTGATCTTGCTGAGGTCCTGGAAGAAAAAGAGGACTTTGAGCCTCCCCTGGAGGATACCTGCAGAGGTCCCGAAAGCCCAAGTGACCAACCAGGTGGCAATCAGACTGTTGAAACCATGGAGACATGCTCAGAATCAAGTTTTCAAGAGACACCCCTCTGCCCCTCTCAGCGAGGGTCTCTCATGTGTGATCTCTCACCTTCCAATAACGTTACCTCGGTTAACAGTGCAGAAACGGAGGACAGAGTAACTTGCTTGGAAGAGGAGTGCGATAGTGAAGACATGGAGGAGAGCACCATTATGCAAGATGCATCTCAAACTCCAGAACAgacagcagtgacatctgctccTTCATGGGACGAGAAACCACCTTCTCCAAAATCCTGGGAAGAGGACACACAGTGTGGAATTAGTTCCCAAAGTGAGGAATTGCCACCTCCAGAATCTAATGCCCATCAGGTTCAGACGAAGCTTAATCCATTAAATAGAATTCATGGAGAAGAGAAACCTAGTCAACCAGGAAAGTTGTTGAACACTAGTGTGAGAATTCGGAGGCTTTCCAGCCTAGTTGGTGAAGATCTGCCTGCTAACCCACGAATAAGCAGCATGCCACCCAGCAAAAGTGTGGGGTTAATTGATCAGGTAGGAACAGCTAGTAAAAATCTTGCCAGTCAAGCCCTGAAGCATTTTGCAGAGAAAGTGCCCTCAAGAATGTGCACCCGCTCTTTCTCTGCCCTCGTAGCTCCCAAAGCCTGTCTGCTTTTAAAAAGGCAGTCATCACCTAACTTTCCCAAAAGGGCTTCTTCAAAAGACACGAAAAAAGTGCTTCCAAAAATCAAGCGCTTGAAGCACAAATCCCCGAAATCCCACGATTCCCACTTGAAGTGCAAGAGAAATACAAATGAGGGCAATACAAAGGGTGACAGTTCAGAGGAGACCCCAAATCTAAGGCCTCTCCAGAAAGATCAAAGGCCAATGGTGTTACGGTCTCGCAAGCAAAAAGACGAGAAGCCGATAAAGGaagagctgaaagaaaaaaaaataaccggCTTCCTTCCCAAGAAGCTCAAGACTTCACGCTCCCACAAAATAGCCTTCCTGAAAGGCCAGACACGGGCCAGCTCGAAGAAAAAAACATCCCGGTCGCATCGCAAGGTGGTCTTCAGAATAAAAAGTCAGGCGGGCAAGCCCAGTGagaagatcctttccccaatgaaAAGAAAGTCCACTTGCCACTCACCTGTTCCGATTAAACGGCAGAAAAGTAGCAAGCCGGCAAAAAGCGAGGATCTCAAGTTGCCGCTGAAGAACAAGTTTGTGGTTCCCAATGCTCCTGGAAAGAAATCACGGAGAGGGAACCATTTGAAAGCATCCATAAATAGTTACATCGTCAAGGACACggctaatgaaaaaaatggagGCCCCCCTTGTATCCAGGCCCAGTGTCCAGCTAAAACAAAATATCTTCCCCCTAGGAAAGGGAGAGGTCTGAAGTATGAAGCCTTAGTTCAAAAGATGACCTCACCTGGCTCCAAAAAACATGTTATTAACAACCCTACAGACACCGCTGACCCAACCACTACTAGTTCCATCCCAAATGTTGATGAGAAGGTTCCAGTCAAACAAGTAGATGAAGAGGAGCCTATGAATGCGGCAGGGGCAACAGATGCAGATCCCTTAAAAAGTTACACTTCTCGAAAGAAGAAGCTCCTTGTCTTTGAAAGTACAGATCAGCCAGCCGTGGAGTTGAAAGATGACAGCCTCCTAGTGACCACCCCCAGGTTAGCCAAGCAGAGGGCCATCAAAAACAACCATGAGATGCACTTGAAACAGCGACGAAAGCGAAGAAAAAGCTGCGGGCCACTGCCTGAGATGGGGGCTCAAGACAGCCTCCGAATGCAGGACCACCTGGCTCCCCCTGCAGCAGAACCCCCTACTGAAAAGCCCGTCACAAAAGAAGCCGTTGTTATCAAGAGAAGCAGTCGGAGATTACTTCCCGCAAAAAGCCAAGCAGGGCTCTCATTGGCTCGGGAGCAACAAAAGCCAGAAGAAACCAATCTAACAGGGAAATTGAGAAGGAGTCAAAAACTTCTATGTGCAGTGAAGACCCGAAAAAATGGTCACAGGCTAAAGACTAGACACCGAAAGCAGTGTGCCCCTATCGTTGAGGAAAAGGAACCAGAAATCAGACTGAAGTATGCAACATACAGGCcacagaaaatggaaaacaagCTACCGTTGTTTTGCCCTTTTGTAAGGGTGGACCAGTCATCCGAGTTTGCTACCATCTGCACGGTCATCAACCGACCTGAAGAGGAGTTACGGCTTCATcagatgagaaagaaaatgttttcacaaaGCAAGAACATTGTAGGAGTGACAAAACTGATCCCAAACTCATCTGTCTTGCAGCAGGGGCCATTAGTGAATAAAAAGTTAACAGACAGATGCCTGACATGCTGCCTGTGCGGAAAGCCAGCAAATTACCGCGAGCTGGGGGACTTGTGTGGCCCCTACTATCCAGAAGACAGTATCCCCAGGAAGACTCTATCTTTCCTGAAATGCAAATCCGAGTCTGGGGAGAATCCAATTAAAATGTTGTGTAGCCCCATTCAAAATGACCACGCCAAGAAAGCAGGTGCAAAGGGGGGCAACAGCACACTCCTGGGGAAGCCTAGGAGGCAGGAGAGAACTGGCGAGCATAGTATCATCCGATCCAAAATCAGGGAGAGGTATCGGAAGCGGCATCAGTTTCAGGGTCAGACCAGGAAAGCTCCGAAGGCAGAGACAGGCTTGCTGAGCAATTCTGATGGCGCCAACCAACAGTCCCAGCACCTGGAGTTCGAGGCGGAGTCGAAGGAGCACTGGGTGCACGAGGCTTGTGCCGTGTGGACCGGTGGGGTTTTTCTAGTGACTGGCAAGTTGTATGGACTACAGGAGGCGGCACTGGCAGCCAGTGTAACGGTAAGTCCATCAAGGAACATTTGTCTACTGCTGAATTTCAGTGATAGTtgatatgtttatgtttatttccaTGCGGGCACTGGTACATCGATAGATATAAGCAGTTCTTTTTCCTAATTCCTAATTTTGGCAGTTGATGCAGAAGATCTCAAGTTGGTGGTTCAATTGGTGTTAGTCTTGATTACTGTGTCTATAAGAATTACTGTGTTCATATGAACTACGTATGCACACTTTgaaattacttcagttttttAGTCCAGCGCCTCCTGGCTCCCCGGTATGAGAAAACCCCCATATCTGAGATACCATTCGACTCGTCTTGAAGTCTggttatgcaagacatcaagctGTTTGGGGTTCAGCCCTATTTTTGGCCTGTTAAACTCAAAAAACACTCATTTTTTAGGCCATTTGTGGACCAGATTTTGTGTACGAAATTACACCCTTGTAAGAAAAAGTAAACCATTAGTTGTCTGTGGACACTTGAGGGCACTGTTGCCCTGTGAAATCCAACAGACAGGTACTCtggacacaggtttaaaagcactaagaagactttttaatctttttctcAAATCAGTGCCTTCCAAGCACCAcatccacaataaacacaatgaatcaatacaataattctttaaattctcctccacacctcccagcaagctctgtctcactccctcccaactccagctcgcttgctgggtctccaccagtcctttatattgtccttgactcggaagtgcttctgttcttccgtccccatgacttgggagcacttccgggctatatgggaagcagaaatccccgtgtctccctgcagtgtcactTGGCGGCACCCACAatacccagcagggttgtaaagctgaactccatatcccatagtgccctgcaggaatccagggcGCTGCTAcgctgcagggaagtcgccatctagcgtcctggatgtgtcagctggattgagctgccagccgtccatcatATATTTTAAGCAAAAACAATCAGCAGGCTTGAAGTTGTTCATGTCACATCATCCAACCCCAGGGGGTAATGGGGGTACGTGGAGTCAAAGTTTCTCCTTTTTACAAAACTTTGAACTGGGATCGGTAATAATAGGCATGTGCAGTGTCAATTTTTGCTATTCCAAGGCTGCTGATcatgaaaatacaatacaatacaatacaatttatttttgtatagaaccaaaatcacacaggaagtgctgcaatgggctttaacaggccctgccttttgacatcccccccagccttgactctctaaaaagacaaggaaaaactcccacaaaaaacccttgtagggaaaaaaataaaagaaacccattggaaaggcagttcaaagggagacccctttccgggtaggttgggcgtgctgggggtgtcaaaaaaagaggtaaatacaatacaatacacagaagaggacacaagtcatcctcaatacaatctaatagtgcaacagaaatattacaagtacacagcagaattcaacagtagatgatattacataatatgatttggaaaacaaaaatgatcataTTTTGATATATGAGTCCTTACTGGTGGTCATAACCTTATAAGATCCACTCCTAGAAGGTTGAAAAtgataaatgttaaaaatcattgtagactatttcaaggtcagtgaccatgaatatgatgtcatttttgatttttttctatacagtcaatatttagactttaaatattcacattgaagcacacattttaatatttcaaatatctgacttgtttattatgtacttctgcctCATGAAGTGAATCATTTCATTTCCTTTGAAGACCCCAAATTAAGGTGGCTTATGCTAATTTAGAGTTTTACATACTTGTTAATGCCTTGATTTCAGCAAACTGTGACAATAGTAATCAAGTGGTCTCAACAAATGGCAACACAAGAGTGTTAAAGGACAAGTTTGGTACTTTCTCAAGTCAAAGTTACTTATTCACCCTATGCTTGGATACAGTCACAGCAAACATCCACCTGGAGAAACTGTGGACAATACTGTTACACCAGTGATGTCCTGCTCATGAAGAAAGAATACCAAGGATGGAAAGTGTGATTGGAAGAGAATGGTCTTCAGTTCAACATCaaaaagatagacagacagacagacagttgaCACCATCTGCATTAATGGGCAACAATTGAATAAAGTCAccaagttcaagtatctcggctCCCAGGTCTCCTCTGATGTCAGAGTGCGAGCCAGCGCAGCATGGATAAAAAATGCCATCCTACCTCAAGTCCAAAATTTATGAAATGGTCGTCTGCCCAGCCGCCTTGTATGGTACGGAATGCAGCCCTGTGGCTGTGAAACGTGAACAGACACTGCACACTATGGAAGTGCGGATGGTTTGCTGGATGCTTGGTCTGTCTCAGCTTGAACATGTCATGAGTGAAGATGTGAGGAAGATCGTGGGAGTAGCTTCAGTCACAGACAAAATGAGAGAGGCATCACGTACGATTTGTAGTTACTACCAGGCAATGGCCAAAACAGCCCTGAAACTTGACCTCACGTAGTAGACCAAAGAAACGCAGGCTGAACTGGTTGACAGCCCTTGACCAGATGAAATGTAGAATGATTTGCCAAACAGCAGACTCTGCGACAAAGTGGAACAAATGCTCTGAAGAAgtaaaagaacttttatttttcacaatcatggtatatatatttatttgtcacataaaattattttttaaattgaagcctttttttacaaattttaaaaataccttgtctaTTCTTGAAGTTTACAATTGGGGTGAAGGGTGTCCTAACATGGGAAAAGAGTCTTACACATGTCAAAACTTCCCCTTTTTCAGGGCGTCTTGAgatttaattaatattgtaaGACCGTGTATCCACATCACTTTAGCaaggaataaaaaaacagtaaacaaacTATCTGtgtgattcagccattttaaaagtaaaCCAACTCTGCGCCTCATCTCGCTGATTGCCTCTCCCTGCACGGCACTGTGAGAAAGGCATGaaatgggtgccagtccatcacaggagcaACCTTCATACCCACACCCATCCACAACTCCATTCACACTCACCTGTAATATCCATTTCAAATTATCGTTATGCTTTGTATATGTGATAGAGAGAACACTACTGTAAGTccaggagaacgtgcaaactgcACATGGACAATGACCAGGTGCACAACTCAAACCCATGACCCTAGATCCCTGAAGCAGCACCAGTAATGATTGTTCTACCTTGCTGCCCTACATAAGAGCTACTCATATATACAGTTTTCAGCTTTGCCAGTAAGCGACATTTCCACTGTTGGTATTCTATACTTCTACATTTCAGCCTGCTTGACTTGCAGCTGCAGTGAAATGACGCACCTTAAATATGTTTGgaactgcagatggtgtatcctGCAGGGGGCGCTGGCTCCCTTGTTAGaatgagttcttttttaattgcggcgagttacataacctgaaactatgtagatacaatataataatataatggagtttcttttttgttttttctgtcctccctggccatcggaccttactcttattccatgttaactaatgttgtcttattttagtttcttattttgtcctttatttttcttttcttcactatgtaaagcactttgagctacttttttgtatgaaaatgtgctatataaataaatgttgttgtaatataaaaaggcgatacccctcccttagtgatatggcggtaagaactcacataggagaaataacttagttttctttaatgacggtttacacagcataacagacgaaggaagccatgacaagaccttcggAAGTGTgggcccgatgtatagagtctgccattttcgtcgctgtgttggaaggattttccggatcggatgacgttatctcccatctgtctgtcggcttcaaaggtgtgccaggcaatgttccaagcaTTTATatcctttcttcatgtgcaggcccccacttaggtgaatcatacaattccaaacaaggcaaagaggatacagtttcatgctgactttgacagacgAAAAATAGTGCACGTTTCCCCAGCTGTCTTTACCTGTCTTATCTTATGCTTTGCtcagcagttctaaatgatgagcccctgtgctaaatctg includes these proteins:
- the LOC114661106 gene encoding LOW QUALITY PROTEIN: retinoic acid-induced protein 1 (The sequence of the model RefSeq protein was modified relative to this genomic sequence to represent the inferred CDS: deleted 1 base in 1 codon) translates to MQSFRERSGFHGNQPCYQQENPELSHLENYRPHQSQARRGYGPQSLPAAKDCYNQQAYASYRNNAAADKPYKVAKIHAQHLQRGYGAQLSNAYSAQYLPEGQMHPKWEDSSHLPQYEQESTGGNAQYLEQHLHPISRSLCSHSAQPNPTAYTSLHQQKVQQDTSSSSSSSSSMTYTQGSLHFPQQSQNLSSSTTSYPAVEKCNQANQCYKGYSMPTNPPYNRQLASSSIKQAGYRTQGNYSYQPTPTRTAYDQQNSLQAMPSAQESLSKYQHYSQATKNYCVTDMSVRSPEQYYQNCSPSSSHSPARSVGRSPSYSSTPSPLMINPETFQYNQTQPPITTGASSSVAMREQSLLMPPHSHSSSSLNPQTTNYAGSLKDRFSEKLLSNPSLWSLNALTSQVENISNNVQQLLLSEALISNKKSGKRAPKKVEDFKGQQRILEDSGCTESQQATAISEPFNTPQSVPTEMQEGDYSSSSEDQLERSYYLCRQNASPAQISTNLQLTLETVSSSSVTSPGDMSTKSDDSLHSLQSGEPGENFTAFLKNMENEKPSKELPVPSPLKQDSSQDSMTILKDALKENFEETPWPDRTKGEEEEMNDPLISDHDEKDEICGVDQEAWPEDEKYPAFFHKLSKALINKSYSNNIEEKLYQEMQIHYITDERVDCTKSVSPEEFNGKTGSDVEVEMYNSELPTDLKTSEKADAFSWNDDLVEDQYLAVKEEVSDYSHFNSRSEIFDAKLLTGEQEQLDTYVEECSVQTPDAGDLAEVLEEKEDFEPPLEDTCRGPESPSDQPGGNQTVETMETCSESSFQETPLCPSQRGSLMCDLSPSNNVTSVNSAETEDRVTCLEEECDSEDMEESTIMQDASQTPEQTAVTSAPSWDEKPPSPKSWEEDTQCGISSQSEELPPPESNAHQVQTKLNPLNRIHGEEKPSQPGKLLNTSVRIRRLSSLVGEDLPANPRISSMPPSKSVGLIDQVGTASKNLASQALKHFAEKVPSRMCTRSFSALVAPKACLLLKRQSSPNFPKRASSKDTKKVLPKIKRLKHKSPKSHDSHLKCKRNTNEGNTKGDSSEETPNLRPLQKDQRPMVLRSRKQKDEKPIKEELKEKKITGFLPKKLKTSRSHKIAFLKGQTRASSKKKTSRSHRKVVFRIKSQAGKPSEKILSPMKRKSTCHSPVPIKRQKSSKPAKSEDLKLPLKNKFVVPNAPGKKSRRGNHLKASINSYIVKDTANEKNGGPPCIQAQCPAKTKYLPPRKGRGLKYEALVQKMTSPGSKKHVINNPTDTADPTTTSSIPNVDEKVPVKQVDEEEPMNAAGATDADPLKSYTSRKKKLLVFESTDQPAVELKDDSLLVTTPRLAKQRAIKNNHEMHLKQRRKRRKSCGPLPEMGAQDSLRMQDHLAPPAAEPPTEKPVTKEAVVIKRSSRRLLPAKSQAGLSLAREQQKPEETNLTGKLRRSQKLLCAVKTRKNGHRLKTRHRKQCAPIVEEKEPEIRLKYATYRPQKMENKLPLFCPFVRVDQSSEFATICTVINRPEEELRLHQMRKKMFSQSKNIVGVTKLIPNSSVLQQGPLVNKKLTDRCLTCCLCGKPANYRELGDLCGPYYPEDSIPRKTLSFLKCKSESGENPIKMLCSPIQNDHAKKAGAKGGNSTLLGKPRRQERTGEHSIIRSKIRERYRKRHQFQGQTRKAPKAETGLLSNSDGANQQSQHLEFEAESKEHWVHEACAVWTGGVFLVTGKLYGLQEAALAASVTACATCQELGASIECFWKACTKKFHYVCAKDSGCLMLEDNFTLKCPKHQGTSC